In Bacillota bacterium, the following proteins share a genomic window:
- a CDS encoding SEC-C domain-containing protein, translating to MFRDDLSTIILGEHDPGVKTTLSEHPEVKILFERYHKLPPQIEINGVNPILHVLLEGAVENQLQDPDLPEVKAAIERLEGKGLSRHAARACVVMIFTKFSYEVLVHKKTFDKEKYKRQLHLLGTDFARVRRNEPCPCGSGLKFKRCCAPEADHFKIHKLAGALCLGQGGYILDSPEFIVEEPLDPILQLENRVHIAHYLEEQGDIQGAKQALEENVALAESYQGGLWLKNALQDLHLLCMNHRSLKRDGIQTTERLMALANSDDERGNCWCDKADLLAQIGRVEEAEKEYRNLFNALPHWHFGRYRYALFLGENNKRDDAINILRGLVEAKKKIDGETYQAAREVLRDWEKA from the coding sequence ATGTTTAGGGATGATCTTAGTACAATAATTTTAGGGGAACATGATCCAGGAGTCAAAACCACTTTAAGTGAACACCCTGAAGTTAAGATACTTTTTGAAAGATATCACAAACTCCCCCCGCAAATAGAGATTAACGGAGTGAATCCCATACTTCACGTTCTTTTGGAAGGGGCTGTGGAAAACCAACTCCAAGACCCGGATCTTCCGGAGGTTAAAGCAGCAATTGAAAGATTGGAAGGTAAAGGCCTAAGCAGACATGCGGCGCGGGCCTGCGTTGTGATGATATTTACTAAATTTTCTTACGAAGTACTCGTCCACAAAAAAACATTTGACAAAGAAAAATATAAACGCCAGCTTCACCTCCTGGGGACTGACTTCGCTAGAGTGAGGAGAAACGAGCCCTGCCCTTGTGGCAGCGGACTTAAGTTTAAGCGCTGCTGTGCTCCCGAAGCAGATCATTTCAAAATCCACAAGCTGGCAGGGGCTCTCTGTTTGGGCCAAGGCGGTTACATACTTGATTCGCCTGAGTTTATCGTTGAAGAACCATTAGACCCAATTTTGCAGTTGGAAAACCGGGTTCACATTGCTCACTACCTGGAAGAGCAAGGAGACATTCAAGGTGCCAAGCAGGCTCTAGAAGAAAATGTAGCTCTGGCTGAAAGTTATCAAGGCGGCCTATGGTTAAAGAACGCCCTGCAAGATTTGCACCTTTTATGTATGAACCACCGGTCATTAAAAAGGGATGGGATTCAAACAACTGAAAGGCTGATGGCCCTGGCTAACAGCGATGATGAGAGAGGGAATTGCTGGTGCGATAAAGCGGACTTGCTAGCCCAGATAGGCAGGGTGGAAGAGGCTGAGAAAGAGTACCGGAATCTTTTTAATGCGCTGCCCCATTGGCATTTCGGGCGTTACCGTTATGCTCTATTTCTGGGAGAGAACAATAAAAGGGATGATGCGATTAACATTTTGCGGGGGCTGGTGGAAGCTAAAAAGAAAATAGATGGTGAGACGTACCAGGCCGCCCGTGAAGTCTTACGAGATTGGGAGAAGGCTTAG
- a CDS encoding SWIM zinc finger family protein, with product MDSSSVSWLTEEYVRQMADGQSFERGMNYYAGGNIRYPIRQGMELRGECYGSQSKPYRVRVILDNNGIREASCTCPRGGVCKHIVALLLTYVHEPDSFKVLTSLDAMLARLGREELISLIGDMLQREPSLSAVVDLAVATARGQSPDVAALNREVKRALSLDDPFEIEMDLRNILRMAERLAQKEDWLGAGTVYQTVLDALAGIYGNELLSMDDDGAIAVIAGECVKGLSECLNRGDCDRDTRQAWLMSLMKAELADIEMGGIDFAGDALDTIFEHAGEQDWELLRECVCEHMPKSGEWGRERLVGILVAWEEKNGRYEQARRLIQEMGTVEQRAFLMVRDGEPGRAVALAKQHMRDKPGIIMRLAGALADAGAGDHAVALLTELAGSKDSHPGYLEWLANYHSRNGELDEALKWQRLLFEQHPTLASFRKLRQVCEKLGVWPRVRNEILKVLERKKQAGILIEIALDEGDVARALELLPRIPPGDWHDYRGKVARAAEEKHPREAIKLYREIAEAAIALRQRKHYSYAAGLLCRVKNLYDRLGEQADWKNYITALKNKYARFSALHEELKKAGL from the coding sequence ATGGACAGCAGTAGTGTCTCATGGTTAACGGAGGAGTATGTTCGTCAAATGGCGGACGGGCAAAGTTTTGAGCGCGGGATGAATTACTACGCCGGCGGAAACATTCGCTATCCCATCCGGCAGGGGATGGAACTGCGCGGTGAGTGTTATGGGTCACAGTCGAAGCCGTACAGGGTCAGGGTTATATTGGATAATAACGGCATCCGGGAGGCATCCTGTACCTGCCCCCGGGGAGGGGTTTGCAAACATATCGTCGCCCTCTTGCTAACCTATGTTCATGAACCGGATTCTTTTAAGGTTTTAACGTCACTGGACGCCATGCTTGCCCGGCTCGGCAGGGAAGAACTCATTTCGCTGATCGGCGATATGCTTCAGCGGGAGCCGTCTTTGTCGGCTGTAGTTGATCTGGCTGTGGCTACGGCCCGCGGGCAGTCTCCGGATGTGGCGGCATTGAACCGTGAAGTGAAGAGGGCATTAAGCCTGGATGACCCCTTTGAAATAGAGATGGACCTGCGGAACATCTTGCGAATGGCTGAGCGCCTGGCCCAGAAAGAAGACTGGCTGGGGGCAGGTACGGTCTACCAAACGGTGCTTGACGCTCTGGCAGGCATTTATGGCAATGAGTTGTTGAGCATGGACGATGATGGAGCCATCGCCGTCATTGCCGGCGAATGTGTTAAGGGATTGAGCGAGTGTCTTAATCGAGGTGATTGCGATCGCGACACGCGGCAGGCCTGGTTGATGTCTCTTATGAAGGCCGAACTGGCTGACATAGAAATGGGTGGCATTGATTTTGCCGGTGATGCCCTGGACACCATATTTGAGCATGCCGGCGAGCAGGATTGGGAGTTACTTCGGGAATGCGTGTGTGAGCACATGCCGAAAAGCGGCGAATGGGGGCGGGAGAGGCTCGTAGGAATACTTGTAGCCTGGGAGGAAAAGAACGGCCGCTATGAGCAGGCCAGGCGGTTAATCCAGGAAATGGGAACCGTGGAACAGCGAGCTTTTCTTATGGTCAGAGATGGCGAACCTGGAAGAGCGGTAGCCCTGGCGAAGCAGCACATGAGGGATAAGCCGGGGATTATCATGCGCCTGGCCGGTGCGCTGGCAGACGCCGGAGCCGGGGACCACGCCGTGGCACTGTTAACCGAACTGGCGGGTTCGAAGGATTCCCATCCCGGTTACCTGGAATGGCTGGCGAACTACCACAGCAGGAATGGAGAATTGGATGAGGCATTAAAATGGCAGCGCCTGCTTTTTGAGCAGCATCCTACACTTGCGTCATTTAGGAAATTACGCCAGGTTTGCGAAAAGCTTGGAGTTTGGCCGCGGGTGCGCAACGAGATATTGAAAGTGCTGGAGCGCAAAAAGCAGGCAGGCATTCTGATTGAGATAGCCCTGGACGAGGGGGATGTAGCGCGGGCGCTGGAACTGTTGCCCCGGATTCCTCCGGGTGACTGGCATGACTATCGAGGTAAAGTAGCCAGGGCCGCCGAAGAAAAGCATCCCCGGGAGGCCATAAAGCTGTACCGGGAAATCGCGGAAGCGGCTATTGCACTTCGCCAGCGCAAGCACTATAGCTATGCTGCGGGGCTGCTGTGCCGCGTCAAGAACCTCTATGATCGCCTGGGTGAACAGGCCGACTGGAAAAACTACATCACCGCCCTGAAGAATAAATATGCCCGTTTCTCTGCTCTGCATGAGGAATTAAAAAAAGCCGGCTTATAA
- a CDS encoding type II toxin-antitoxin system RelE/ParE family toxin → MAEFIASLKPDEQAKIVRAIDLLEEFGPQIGMPYVRHLSGGLWELRVPFGGQSFRLLFFVEGNALVIVHAFSKKTPKTPLKELNTATTRMKDYKRRLGDTK, encoded by the coding sequence GTGGCCGAGTTCATTGCCTCACTTAAACCGGATGAACAAGCAAAAATTGTCCGGGCTATTGATCTTCTGGAAGAATTCGGCCCGCAAATCGGAATGCCTTACGTCAGACACCTGAGTGGCGGTCTTTGGGAATTGCGCGTGCCGTTCGGCGGCCAATCGTTCCGCTTGCTGTTTTTCGTTGAAGGCAATGCCCTGGTTATAGTACACGCCTTCTCCAAGAAAACTCCCAAAACGCCGCTTAAAGAGCTGAACACAGCTACCACGAGGATGAAAGATTACAAAAGAAGGCTAGGTGATACCAAATGA
- a CDS encoding helix-turn-helix transcriptional regulator yields the protein MKWNDFKNKLMEDPTFRQAYEDLEPEYQLVRAIIEQRKLKGMTQAELARKVGTHQSAIARLESGTYNPSLQFLKKVAKALDVKIEISLK from the coding sequence ATGAAATGGAATGATTTTAAAAATAAACTAATGGAAGACCCAACTTTCCGTCAAGCCTACGAAGACTTGGAACCGGAATACCAACTCGTCAGGGCCATCATTGAGCAGCGCAAGTTGAAAGGAATGACTCAGGCCGAACTTGCCCGCAAGGTCGGCACCCATCAGTCGGCTATCGCCAGGCTGGAAAGCGGAACTTATAATCCCTCCCTTCAGTTTTTGAAGAAGGTTGCAAAAGCATTGGACGTAAAAATTGAAATATCGCTGAAGTGA
- a CDS encoding type II toxin-antitoxin system RelE/ParE family toxin — MSCENKRYHVIISERAGEMLVQHVRFLAQVSTQAADKLRRDVIEAAKSLQKFPERGSWLTDPLLPANKYRKLLVDKRYLLIYQIKDDTVYIDYILDCRQDYGWLI, encoded by the coding sequence ATGAGTTGCGAAAATAAACGGTATCATGTCATCATCTCTGAAAGAGCAGGGGAAATGCTCGTACAGCATGTCCGCTTTTTAGCACAAGTCAGTACCCAAGCTGCCGACAAGCTCAGGAGGGATGTCATTGAGGCAGCAAAATCCCTGCAGAAGTTTCCGGAACGCGGTTCCTGGCTTACAGATCCGCTGCTGCCAGCAAATAAATATAGAAAACTGCTTGTGGATAAGCGGTATTTGCTCATCTACCAAATCAAGGACGACACGGTTTATATAGACTATATACTGGATTGCCGCCAGGATTATGGCTGGCTGATTTAA
- a CDS encoding type II toxin-antitoxin system Phd/YefM family antitoxin, protein MHIKPSAAIRKNYNEISALCKATKEPVFLTKNGEGDLVVMDIETFSRRESMLRLREQLIVAEEDRLAGKKGYSIEEVDEMMKKAARETADELRK, encoded by the coding sequence ATGCATATAAAACCATCTGCAGCAATACGTAAAAACTATAACGAAATCTCTGCACTCTGCAAGGCTACCAAAGAACCTGTTTTTCTGACGAAGAATGGCGAAGGCGATCTAGTGGTTATGGATATCGAAACTTTTTCTCGACGTGAAAGCATGCTGAGATTGCGGGAGCAGTTAATTGTAGCTGAAGAGGACAGGTTGGCGGGTAAAAAGGGTTATTCCATTGAAGAAGTAGATGAGATGATGAAAAAAGCTGCTCGAGAGACTGCCGATGAGTTGCGAAAATAA
- a CDS encoding HD domain-containing protein produces the protein MWFESTTLFCGSKIAARWTAGLIVMKGEELEAAKRLGFGEGKNLWLQIARITELTVKIKPEGGRHQKRPPDCDKIKSVIPELHNKDKLSYWRRVLRMAALCHDMGHLLFSHAAEKDLLPAGFDHETMTGEQGLLRPCTRGRRKFTGSKNPESSHFRGERFN, from the coding sequence TTGTGGTTCGAATCCACAACGCTCTTCTGTGGTTCAAAAATTGCCGCCCGCTGGACGGCGGGGCTTATCGTGATGAAGGGGGAGGAGCTTGAAGCGGCAAAGCGACTGGGCTTCGGGGAGGGGAAGAACCTCTGGCTACAGATTGCGAGGATAACGGAGCTGACTGTTAAAATAAAGCCTGAAGGGGGTAGACATCAGAAACGTCCCCCTGATTGTGATAAGATTAAGAGTGTTATTCCAGAACTTCATAATAAAGACAAACTTAGCTACTGGCGCCGTGTCCTGCGGATGGCCGCCTTATGTCATGATATGGGGCACCTTCTCTTCTCCCACGCTGCCGAAAAAGACCTGTTGCCGGCTGGCTTTGATCATGAAACCATGACGGGGGAACAGGGACTTCTACGCCCGTGTACCCGGGGCAGGAGAAAGTTCACGGGAAGTAAAAACCCGGAATCTTCCCACTTCAGGGGGGAGAGGTTCAACTAA
- a CDS encoding type II toxin-antitoxin system VapC family toxin produces MAEDMLYVLDTHVLIWYFTGSKRLKRRLKELIDNVRSQGGRLLVPTIVLAEAMHIAEKGRVHFDFTEMYRLIKEEPEFEIVSFSPDILEESTQISNIPEIHDRIIVATAKFYQAGILTKDRVIRSSAEVETP; encoded by the coding sequence ATGGCGGAAGATATGCTGTATGTTCTCGATACCCATGTGCTCATCTGGTATTTTACCGGTAGTAAGCGCCTTAAACGGCGGCTTAAAGAACTGATTGACAATGTTCGTTCGCAAGGCGGCCGTCTATTGGTCCCTACAATAGTGCTGGCTGAAGCGATGCACATCGCCGAAAAAGGCCGTGTACACTTCGACTTTACCGAAATGTACCGGTTGATCAAGGAAGAACCGGAGTTCGAAATCGTCAGCTTCAGCCCGGATATCCTTGAAGAATCGACGCAGATCAGTAATATTCCTGAAATTCACGACCGGATCATCGTCGCTACAGCTAAATTCTACCAGGCGGGGATATTAACAAAAGATAGAGTAATCCGCAGCTCAGCAGAGGTAGAAACGCCTTGA